One part of the Candidatus Brocadiaceae bacterium genome encodes these proteins:
- a CDS encoding PTS sugar transporter subunit IIA: MARLRLRPGSPVIDLLAEGHPHHALRWCADALAAAAGARVRNLRGTGEAPPGPEGSPAMLVAGWTAPDELQHVMAQALKLEVPAVLVRAEAPEAADRVLIPMSGGPHVLQQLWVARALAAARAVRLHAVHVRPGGDGSGPAADLARIYAEAMGVEDSVDVSVAADAVSGIVANIRARDLVVLGAPSHWRAVQHFEGSIPDRIAGVVANPLAMVLSKKSSGIRLRDVFWGSMIRVNLRPRDKAHAIEQLVDTLVTHSQVPTEWRDRLIARALAREEVGSTHVGCATACPHVTVRGFPGMIGCLGICPDGVPFGPPDAPPVHFVFLLVSPEGFYDDYLTVLSGIARIVVRPEVRAALLACDSPPEVEAILRRADE; encoded by the coding sequence ATGGCCAGGCTGAGACTTCGGCCCGGCTCGCCGGTCATCGACCTGCTGGCCGAGGGGCACCCCCACCATGCCCTGCGCTGGTGCGCCGACGCCCTGGCTGCGGCGGCCGGGGCGCGGGTGCGGAACCTGCGCGGGACCGGCGAGGCCCCGCCCGGCCCGGAGGGCTCGCCCGCCATGCTTGTGGCCGGATGGACCGCGCCGGACGAACTCCAGCACGTGATGGCCCAGGCGCTGAAGCTCGAGGTGCCGGCCGTGCTGGTTCGTGCGGAGGCCCCCGAGGCTGCCGATCGCGTGCTGATCCCCATGAGCGGCGGCCCGCACGTCCTCCAGCAGCTCTGGGTGGCCCGGGCACTGGCGGCTGCGCGGGCGGTGCGCCTGCATGCCGTGCATGTCCGGCCGGGCGGCGACGGCTCCGGCCCGGCCGCCGACCTGGCCCGCATCTACGCCGAAGCCATGGGCGTGGAGGACTCCGTGGACGTCTCCGTGGCGGCCGATGCCGTCTCGGGGATCGTGGCCAACATCCGGGCCCGCGACCTCGTCGTGCTCGGCGCCCCCAGCCACTGGCGGGCGGTTCAGCACTTCGAGGGCTCCATCCCGGACCGGATCGCGGGCGTCGTCGCGAACCCGCTGGCGATGGTCCTGAGCAAGAAGAGCAGCGGCATCCGGCTGCGCGACGTCTTCTGGGGCAGCATGATCCGGGTGAACCTGCGGCCCCGGGACAAGGCGCACGCCATCGAACAGCTTGTCGACACGCTCGTGACGCACAGCCAGGTGCCGACCGAGTGGCGCGACCGCCTCATCGCCCGGGCGCTGGCCCGGGAGGAGGTCGGATCGACCCACGTGGGCTGCGCGACGGCCTGTCCGCACGTGACCGTCCGCGGCTTCCCCGGCATGATCGGCTGCCTGGGCATCTGCCCGGACGGCGTGCCGTTCGGCCCGCCGGACGCCCCGCCGGTCCACTTCGTCTTCCTGCTGGTCAGCCCCGAGGGGTTCTACGACGACTACCTGACGGTGCTCTCCG